In Brassica napus cultivar Da-Ae chromosome A3, Da-Ae, whole genome shotgun sequence, the sequence GTGAATGTGGATTTGCCTAaccgttaatttttttttgggatttcaaattaaaattaatttacaagaAATGGATTGCctctaaaacttttatatattagtgttggttctattaaacttttaatatatGGTCTCAACATGTCTCCTCGAGATAATGACTCTTATCAATCTATCTTGAACTGAATCTTTCTTTAGGATGCTTGGATAAACAATGTACTTGGATAAATGAAttgctatttaatttttttttaatgtattggGTTGATCCCTTTATATTTTCGATGTGGGATACAACATTAACCCAAGTTGCGAAGATACTTGGATCTTCTCCTGTTAAAGGCTATAACTCAAGTTTTGGAGCAGACCGGTCGTAAAAGTGCGTTTGACCTATATCTTCCACGAGACTGTATGATATGACCATATATCGATTAAACATCTTTCCTATGTTCGGATTAGAGTTTCATGATAATGAACTAAATTGCTTCATTGATCCACATTTGACCATACTTTTAGTGTTGTAATCCAACATGTACGTTTAACCGTCTTTAACTAAGAGGTGCTTAATACAAAAACATGattactaaatattatataataaaaagttacTATATAAACAAAGCTTCTCTGGTTAGAAACACAAACTTATTGTTTGAGAAATAACTCAAAACTAGATCTATCTATGTTGGTGTAACTTTTTTAGATGGCTTGTCCtggtatgaaaatattatatatacgaCCATTATTAGCGTACGCAAGTAACGCAGCTAGAGGACACATACCGTACACATCTCGTACCggattataattatttattgaaTCTGTATCTTTAACAAAATCACATACAGATAGACGATCACTAACCTGATTAATTAAACACAGTAGATGATGAtcactaacaaaaaaaataacattttaatatGAAATGGTGGGGTTTTGATCTCGTGTTAGTGTTCCCGAATAGGTTCAAAAACTTGTCCCAAGTGGCCAGCACGCGTGTGGTGGCATAGTTGTCTGCATCTTCAAACATAATAAACATGTAACGCCGACAAAACATTTTCAGACAATAAAAGAAAACTGTACCATGATTCTCATCTCAGATTCAGAATCAACCACTAATATAGATCTCGCGTAAATCACAATAAAACACTGTAGTCTGTAGTTACTATATTGTTTGGCAAAGGTAAAACAGCATTCTCAAACTAGTATAATTATGGTTCCATATTGTATAAGATTAGACGGTAAGCATGTTGGCTAACGCCTAACGGTCAAGGGGACGTGTCATTATTTAATGTAGATTCTTCGTCTTTTGACCAAGATTATTTGGCAGTTTTTATCTAATCCAACGGCCAAAAAGCTTCATGCTTTATCTAACCGTTAATTTGTTTAGACTCGAGTAACTCATACTGGTCCTCTATTTAAAACTTTCTGCCTTTCACTCCCTTCTTCTATTGATCACTTCTTCTTTACAGTTTGATTACACAGTCAAAGTTATAGCATCAAGAAGAAAAGATGAGGAAGCTCGTAGGGTTTATAATGGGGAGACGGGTTCGACGAGTCTCTAGATGGATTCTTGGGAAAACCCGGATCCGTCGGTCCGGATACAACCGGCTACACCCGACCAGACCAACTCGCATGTTGACACTGCCGATCACCAAACTCAAAAACTGGAGCCAACGCCTAACACAAAGGTTCAGCATATTGGGGTCTACGAGAAGATCCGAATGTAAACCTGACCCGGTTCCACGGGGACACTTGGCGGTTTACGTGGGTCAAAAAGAAGGTGACTTTCGCAGAGTTTTGGTGCCCATTGTTTACTTTAACCATCCTCTGTTCGGTGAGCTGCTCAGAGAATCCGAAAAAGAGTATGGATTCCGACACGAAGGAGGCATCACAATACCTTGTCTGTATTCAGACTTCCAACGTGTCAAAACCCGAATCGCTTCCGGGTTGGATTCTGATCGGATATTTCCATGGAGTCGTCTTTGCAGCAGTTAAAGACGAACATAAGAACATAAAGTTCTAAACGTTTTTCAatgctttatttttttactgTTTTTCTATCTCTCTACCTTTttctctttactctttttcgtAGTAGTGAGTTATAATATAAGGTGGTAATGTAAATACTTGTTATTATCGTAATATGATTATATTGGATAATGATGTGATTAGCATGGGGACACAATTTAATGGTAATGATAAAAAGCTTTTTCTTTTGTGATGAAACCTCAAAGGAGAAGGTAAGTTTAACACGATTCTGTTCCCTAATGGAGATTTTAGTGATAAAAAAAGAAGTGATCAATCGCTAGGATTTGTTTGTCGCTTGCTTATTCCCACCCACTAGCTAGCTTAACTATAATTCGAATATTATATAAGAATGacaaggataaatgtcaagaaagtttttgtttttgctggTGTCATGTCTGACTTGGATACTTTTGATCTGAAAGATGTTCATATCTAAAATGGGCGTTCGCTAGAACGTGATGCGATTGATATCCAGACGATaactttttcatttatatattgaatGTTGCTTACTaattgttgtatgtttacacACGAAGATTGTGATTTGTGATCATATATACTAATACAAACTATAAActacaagttttttttatcgATTTGAGTCTTTCTCAGCTATGTTCTCGTATGTATATTCTACATATATGCTATGTCTCTTTTCTCCCTTCTGAACTTTGAAAATCCATTATATAAAATCGTTCAATCAAAATTAAATTCTCTTAGCAAAgaacaaataaaagaaaaaaaacataaatcttaATCTCAAAGAGGAATGGACAATGTTATTAtgttaagtaaataataaaattataacgcCCGACCCGTCCACGGCTAATCGGCCATCCACGTCCGATCTCTCGGTCCATGGACCCCATCCCGTTCCAGCGATCGGTTCGTTAATATTTTCCAAAGCCTGAAGcgattctcttaagcctttctTATAAAAATACTCGTACATTCCACCTGGTCGCATGTATATTTTGCCTCTATTATGGTAAAACGATACTTCAAGTTAGCAAATTATGACTAAGCACGTGATTGTAGTCT encodes:
- the LOC106443645 gene encoding auxin-responsive protein SAUR36, whose translation is MRKLVGFIMGRRVRRVSRWILGKTRIRRSGYNRLHPTRPTRMLTLPITKLKNWSQRLTQRFSILGSTRRSECKPDPVPRGHLAVYVGQKEGDFRRVLVPIVYFNHPLFGELLRESEKEYGFRHEGGITIPCLYSDFQRVKTRIASGLDSDRIFPWSRLCSS